GGCTGCTGAAAATCATTGCTGCCTTTACCTTAGGAGCTGGGTGAAAGACCCTGAGCTGCTGCGCTTGGGGCAGCGAAGCGTACAATGGGATAACTACCATGGGACCACAGCCTTCAGGCAGATGCTTGGCAATGTCCCGACAAGTCTTCGCCAGAGCCTCAATTTCCTCCTGGCCTGTCATGAAGACTAAGATGTCATGGGACAGAGGTGCCTCCTGCATGCAAACAACAAGCCCATGTTTTGTGCCAGTGTCAAAATGAATCATCACATTAGGTAAACATGCGCTCAGGTGAATGTTTACTCACGAGTGTGTACTCTGGAGAATATTATAAGGAGAGAGTTTCGCTTGGTTTGTGCATTGATTTAAACTACAAAACACAACTGAGTACATACACAGCTTGagtgtcaaagtaaaaaaaaaatcatattttccttcaatactataataataaattaattactaaTACAGTGAATTAAATAACACAAGTCTCTCTACATTTGAGGGCAAAGAACACTACCTGATGGAtctggaaaacagagacaaGTGCAGCCTGCAGGTAATCTGACTGGGGCTGTTTGGTGTAGTAGATCTGAATAGGATGTTGCCTCCCCTCCAGGTACAGTACAGGTGACTTGTTGAAGTACTCTGAGAACAAATCCACATCCATAGTGGCCGACATCACTATAACCTGTCCAGggttagaaaaataaaacagacatgcTTAACTAGATCAGTAAAGCAGAACCTGACGTTGTAGAAATTAACTTTGAGCAACCACTGTATTTAGGGattttctatgaaatgtgtTGTTGAAGACTCCTACCTTCAGAGGAATCTTATTAAGTTCTCTACGCCTGCGCTGTGCAGTCTTAACCACGCCAAACAGCACATCAGTGTGCACAGTGCGCTCATGGGCTTCGTCCAGGATGACCACAGTGTAGCGCAGCAGTAAGGGGTCTCCAATGGCCTCGCGCAGAAGCATGCCATCTGTCATGAACTTCAGCTTGGTCTCAGAAGAGGTGACATCCTCAAAACGCACTGTGTAACCAACCTGACAAAACGTTTTATGATTTACTTATAGAATTCATATATTTCTTACAGGACTGCTGacaggaaaaagaaatcaatacaTAAATGCTCGTGgcactacagaaaaaaaaaataacacttatAACATACCTCCAATGAGAATAGTAATTAATATGCAGTTGAATAGGTCTACCTTTCTATTGTCCATACCAACTTTCCAAGCTGagtcctcttctcctctgccaCCCTTCCTGCCAGTGAGATTGCAGCAACTCTGCGGGGCTGAGTGATGGCAACGATGCCCTGTCGTCCAATGCCGGCTTCATATAGATACTGAGGGATCTGAGTGGTCttcccagagcctgtctcaccTGATGTAGTTAGGAAGAATAAGTATAATCAGTACTACACTACCAGTTGAAAGAGCTTTACTATGGAGAAATCTTGATGCATTTCAAATCATGAATATAAAATGAAGTGCACAATTTCAGAGCTAACATCCTGTTTCATAGGGGACTAGGACTGTGCCTTTAACTTGAGTCTCACACAGAAGCTAACGTAGCAGTGTTGGCTAACTGTAGTTACCTATCACAATTGCATTGTGAAGCTGTCTCAGTTGGGTCAGCAGCTGTGGTTTCGCCTGGTAAATCGGAAGCTGTTTCCTCTGGACGTCTATCGGAATAGTTGCATTTCCCTTTCTAGGCAGCAGCATTCCAGGTTTATTCTTTTCGAGACGAAAAAAAACTGACCCCGGCTTGAACTTTTTAGCCGGAGGAGGGTCGGGGTCGAAGGGCATCGTCTATAAAAAGTGATCCTGATAACAAAGTCTTTGCACCTTTTTGCCTAAATTCGTTTATtatggaaaagaaacaaaaaagatgttAAAGCTCACTGACAAGAGTCACCCCGGATGTTTGCCACCCTTCACGTGGTAAATACCGGCGCATATTGTTGACGTCATTCTGATTGTGTAAAGTGGGACCAGAGTGAGGACTGCAGGCATATGGAGTTTAAGGTACATGTGAGTACTACTGAGGGAGAACAAAATTTGAGcatttttacacacttttaAGAAAcctaaattacatttattaacagtCTGCAGTGACCACATCCAAGAACTTCCCATTAGTTAGGTTTTCAGCAGCTTAATCCGTCTCTGTGCCATGAAAAATTTAGATCACAATGACCAACATTGATTCAGTTATTCCAGGTTACACTGCCTAAccttgctttaatgtttttacatctcTTTCCTCATTTAACTAATGACTAAATGAATGTAATGCATACACATTCATGAAGCAGCCACCTGGGGGCAACATGGGACTTTATCCCACAGTGAGACAGATTGAGTGCAGTTTATTAGGATTCTGGATAAGCCTTTGATGCTGGATTTAGCCTTCAGTACTACTACGCATAATAATGAACCCTAATCTACgacatacatttgcaaaaatgacATATCACATAACCACTGTGATCCCACTAAAATTCATTATGTAAAATCACCAAcacatggggggaaaaaaatctttaatacTCCATGTTTCCCCTGATCAGTTTGTGAACATTTCTGATTTTAAGCAACAACATATACTGCCTAAAGCCAAGGTTTGAGTGGAACTGTCAAAaagcataaacacatttaatgatGCATGATTTCTAAAGACTTGCAatcattctgaaaaaaaaaaaaaatacaaggctGCAGTACTCAAACTTGAGGAAACAGTTAAACAATTTTCTCTTGGGAGATGGACAAGTAATTTAGTAATACATGGGAAATTGTGCAATTGATTCTTTGTAACTTGCAGCAAACTGTTTCAAGGGACTTGTGATTCATGAGTGAGATGCGATCAACATATGTTGGCTTAGTCCCAACAGGTGAAGCAAGTCCTAACTTGCCTGGGGCTGAACAAAGACAGTATTCAGCTACATGATCACAGCTGAAGTCACATTAGCAACATTATAAGAAACAACTCAGACATTTGGGTTATTTTGGGTTAATAGCATCTCATCTTATGGTGCTTCCTTTTGTTTCGTACAGTTTTGCATGAGACAAAAAAGGTTCTGCATGATAGTTTGTTGTCTTGTGGTATTGCGAGGGCAATACcacaagacaacaacaacaaaaaaaaaaaaaagaagaaaaaggccaTGGCAGAAAGGTAAGGTATACCGTTTATTCCCACagtgttgaaaaaaataaaataaataaaacaactacaaaaaaacacaactgaagaCAATAGTGGGGAAGTACAGGTCTAGGAGTTTATGCCAacacaaagaaattaataaaacaaagcaggGCCCATCTGTTCTTGCGTACATCGTGAGTGAGgaaacaaaactcaaaacaaaagTCTTGCTGTCTAGGCCACAAACcgctttcatttaaaatgtacaatgaCGCACCAACCTCTACCTATTGTGTCTAACAAGGTCTTTACTATGTGTTGCACATGTACCTACATCCAGCCTCCCACCACATTATAATCAAAAATACAGAGCAAAACATGGCAAGGCCCAGGCAAGaagctgaaaacaacaacaccaaaaaGGATCAGGCAAAGGCCCTGCCCTTTTTGTAATGCAGATTAGCAGCAGATTGGTTCAGGACAGCCAATGTGGACTAATTAATTTCAAATATGCCAGTGAAGCCTCAGCACCTGAAAAGATAAGATAAAAACCCTCACAGTACCACCCACCCTGGCACGTAACACCCCCAGCCATTAAAAACCACCCATAGGGTTTGGTATAGTAGCATTTCACCACTACTAGTTACCAATACGGGATAGAGCATCTGCTAAGAAATTCTCAGACCCCCTTATATGACCAATGTCCAGGACATCGTTTTGAATAATGAGCGACCCACGCATAAGCAATTGGTTGTGATTATACATCCTGCATAGGATCACTGAGGGGTTGTGATCAGTGAAAGCTTTCCTGGTTTAGTATTTGACCCAAAGGAAACTTCAAAGTGCTGTAAAGCTCATAGTAAAGCAAGTGTTCCTTTATAAGAGTACTTGAGTTGATGtggaccaaacttgtgggagagACAACTTACAGGATGGTCAATGCCCAGATTGTCCTCCTGGAGAAGTATTGTTCAGGGCACACCTTCCCTACCACCTACCAACCTGCTGAAAACAGTACCGCTACCAAACTCACATTTGGCAGCGTTAAGGATGCGGTTGGTAGACTGAGTTGACCAGCCATTACTATACACCATTATATCATCCAAGTAAGCCCTGCAGTTGGGGACATCTCCCAATATCTGATCATCTTTGGAAGGTAGCAGGAGCATTACACATGCCAAAGGGCTTAACTgtatattaaagaaaatggtCAGGAGTTAGGCAGAGACCTCAAATGCTTCTGGTGTTAAAAAGTACCTTAGGGATATGTCGCAGGTCCACTTTTATTGACGCAGGCGTAAATATGAGGCACGGGATGTGCATCCAAAACAGTGACAGGATTTATCTTTCAAAAGTCAGTGCAGAATAAAGGGCTTCCATCCAGTTTTGTGTATAGAAGGCAAGGTGAACTCCTGGGGCTGAAACTGGGAACAGCAAATCAATTTTGAACAAGGTAATGTGAACAAGGCAAGAagctcacacaaaaaaaaaacaatcaggcaAAGGAGCTGCCCTTTTTTTGTAAAGCAGATTAGCAGCAGTTTGGTTTAGTACAGCCAATGTGTGTGGACCAATTAGGTTCAAATATGCCAATCAGTGAAGCCTCAGCACCTGGAAAGAAGACaagagtagaaaaaaaaacagaaaatagacaGAAAACCCACAGTGTCACCTACCCTGGCATGTAACAGTGActcttttgcttttctcctCCACTGGCCAAATGTCACTGTTGTGACCTAAATCCTGAAATTCtttgatgtttctttttcttcatgtgGTTAACCAGACGCTACAGTTCCCACTGTTGCAGCCTCAGTAGCGTTTGGTTTTTCCTAAGGGATAAAAATTTATTTAGATTTGGATTTTAAACATGATTCCAAAATAAGATGTTCCATTCACTAATCTCTGGAGATTATAAAGCAGTGCACACaagtgagaaaaacattttcctgttgGGAAACATTTTACGTAATATTCTTAATATTTCATACTGGAACTGAATGGTTTACTTTCGTGATTATTATGCCGTTGCTACTTCTGTTCCTCTAAGAATGAAGCTAAGAAATGCAAAGCACCACACagtgaataaaaagagagacCGTGAATTGCTGAGTGGGGGGGAAAAACCCAAAGCATTTGTCTGTGTAGCCCCCACATAAAATTATGATAAAACTTAAGAAGGCTTAACGTCTGCAAATGTGGCTTCTATCTCTGCCtagcagacaggaagagagtGTCAGTGGAGACGATAAGGTTTGTTTGCATTAAGAGAGTGGGAGGTCCAATACTTGCGTGGCAACTGCTGACTTATTTGAACTTGCAACTTAGGCCGAGACTGAATTCCAGCATAACTCGGTACTAATTTATTGCTCTGTAtttgtaacaaaacaaacaaactataaaGACAAGAGATGCAATGAAATCCAGTACATGCAGTGATGAGGTGAATGGGAAGATGCACAAATATGAAGAGAGAGATGGTAACCCTGtgaggagtgagagagagtgagagagagagagagagagagtggcgTTGGAGGGAGGAAGTTGGGAGGAAGTCCAACACTTCTCACAGGACTCTTCATGAAGCGTGTCAGACATTACTTATGAGAGGAGCCAGAGGATCTTCGTCACTTGTGAGAAACTAGGCACAGCAGACAAGGAAGacgtggagtttacatgtttgtATGACAGCTGTTTATATGAAAGTGGGGTGAAAAGAGACCCTCATCTCTGTGGGTCAGCCGATGACAGAAGATGAAGAACCAAATCTCCGGTGCCCTTTCCAACTTCTTCTTTGAGTATGAGACCCCACGGCAGGTGCTGGTGAGGAACAGGAGGGTGGGAGTGGTGTGCCGTCTGATCCAGCTAGGGGTCCTGGTTTACATCATCGGGTAAGTTTTTGCCTTTCTTGCTGTTTAGAGGAGCAATGGGCAGACTTGAAAGAAGCATGTTTCAGCTTGCTGGGAATGCACAGTGTGGCGTAGAATGACCCTGCgcattcctttgttttactggagttggaattttttttaatattgacgTAATTCTGATGGGATTGATTTAGGACTGCATGATAAAAACAAGCATCCTGTACTGTTTTCCTATAACATTTCTGTAAGCTCCCACCATGTCATAAACTCTACAGAAGCAACTTGTCATGTACTTCCCAAACAGGAAGTGCAGATAAACTGATGAGGGATTGAGTGATGGCTGAGTGGGCAAGGACATCATATCAGAAGACAGACAAGTTTTATTATCAAGTTGCGGCACAAATGACAGCATTCTGCATACCGATGCACTCACACACCTGCTTTGACATGTTGGAGTCATTCACTGCAAATGGGGTTTCTGTTGTCGTTGCTTTGATCTTACTCGTGGGTTTTTGTGGCATGTGGACAAATGCGTGCTTGTGCATGTGTTGGTTTCAACTGTGTCTTTGCAACCTGAAGCGGAGTGTGTGATGAACACGCTGAGGCATATGATAACACAGGTAACAATCAACCGCTGCCCAGTTCACAGCCAAATGGAGGCAGAGAAGTGTTATCTTGGGTTGTTTTTACCTGCAGCCTGCAGAATGAAATAGACTGGAAAGGACGGTTTCCTTTTGTGGTTCCTATCTTGTTACAGTGTTTTAATCTTGACAATCTCCCAGGAACAGTTCGTGTTGATcatgtctttaattttttttgctgagggacagaaactgtgtgtttaaaaaattgGGCCTCATTACGTATCAAGACGAGAATCAGATCTTCCTCGACCTCTTTCCCTCCTGTCACCTGGCATTTGCAGGCATCAGGACACAGTGATGGGCATGAGAGGGAATGTGATTATAAAACTGCCCAGATTTGTCTCTTCAGGGTTCAAGCAGCCGACTGACAAGTTGGAGCAGAAGTCAGTCTGTGCCTGTGCACCAGTGAACTGATGATTCACTGATTGCCCAGCCAAAATTTTTGGGTTGGATTTTATCAAGAGACTTGCCACAAATATACGCATTCTTTTGCTATTAATTTATTCGTTTTTCTGGCTAATGAAGTTGGTTATGGGTAAACTAACTTAACTAAACTAACTTCCATGCTTTCACTCTCTCAGTTGCATATAAAACGATTGCAACccttaacaaacacacagtttggaaaaattatatattctaattattttataaataaattgaaagcaAATAGCAAATAGCAAATAGTAACttgacagagaaaagcagctttaacaAACCATGattattcttttaattaattCTAACTTGCCACTTTTAAGATGACAAAactatttttcatttcacaaaatGCGAAGGCTAATCAGGGCAACAGCAGGTCATAAAGAAGAAGCCCTCCCCACATCACCTGTGGTCAGAGCACATGCACATGTCAGTTAGACAGACATTATGGAAGACGTTTCCATTATTTCATGCTCATTGGTTTCTTTATTCTGGAAATGTTCTCTATTTTCTCCCCACTTCTTCTTTCACGTAACTTCCAACTTACTTAATTTGATTTGCAGAACTGATAGAAGCTGTACCTTTCCGCTCAGTGTGCAGGTTGATATTTCTGTTCCTCTGTTGCTGTAAGACGCTTTCATTGTGCACAGATAAATGAACAGGACCTGAATGTGTGTCGCCCTGTCGGCTTTCTCCCATAGGATAATTGCTTTTTACACCCTGTATAAAATagctctgcatgtgtgtgtgtgcgtgtgtacacAGTACACACCAGCTGTTAACCATACCACACAGATAGTACGGTGAAAGGAAACCCAAAGTTACTGCAGCCAACCAGGAAGCTTTTTTTACTTGATGGAAATTCTTTTATGTGATAAAGGATTCatgctttttattcacattttaatttagtcaACATAGCATAACTGGAATATTTAACATCAGTCCGTCAGGCACTCAGACATTTAGGCAGAcgtaaaagcaaaaaaacaattatgtaaataaaagtcTTGCATTTAAGATCTTTTATATGACATTATTAGAGTATACAAATGCACAGAGATACATTAATGTGTAGGCAGTATTGTACTTTTTGTGCTGGTCCAGTTGAAGCTATTCACAGTAGTTAAGTCCAGTGGTCTTCAAACGGGGGGTTGGGCAGAGACCCAACAGAGAAAAAGGGCTctgtttgtgtccttttttctttgtttctttttttcagaatttgaaatgaaatgaaatataacATTATTTGAAGTCTTCGTGCCTGTGACagttatttcatttaaacaatctaagaaatttaaatggaaatcGCTTCTGTGGTGAAACATTATAGACATCTGAAACCTGGCAACAATCCAAACAAGTTAGAACAAAGTTTAATGGTTTAATATTTAGTAACATGTTGTGTTACTTGTGGCTTCTTTTCAATGTACAATCTTCAGTGAACGcactttaaaaatactgtaggaTTCAAGCTTGTGTTACAACCATCATGACATTGGAAAACCACAAACACTTGCACTTGTGTCCTGGTGAAGTCTGCTGCTGCGTTGTGGAATAGCAGGATGTCGACATCACCCGTATGCAGGCCTTGGCCTGTGGGCTTAGGCAAAGGGGTTTAGCAGAGTGTGAGTCTGACAAAGTGCTGACAGGCCTGACAGGATGCATTCTGTGACTCATACAGGTGGGTTTTCATCTATGAGAAAGGCTACCAGTCCACAGACACAGCAGTCAGCTCCGTCTTCACGAAAATGAAAGGTGTGGGTTACACCAATGAGAGTGGAAAGGAGAGAGTCTGGGATGTGTCCGACTACGTCTTCCCTTCGCAGGTTGGTGTCGCATTGTCATGGGTTTACATCTTTCAGGTGATATGATCAGGTTGAGTCAGAgaagcaacaataaaatgatttgCCCCTGAGGAAAGTGTGTCACAATTGACAATGTTTATAAGGTTTGATCACAGATTTAACTCACGTCACTAGGTTTGAATCATACTTACGTCCACAGAGAATTGGTAGTTGGACTCCGATGATAATCTGGCTTAGTCAACATCATGGTGCTTTTGTGCTTCCCAAAAGTCATTGTGTGCATCCTGTAAAGAACTGAGCAAACACCCATCCAAAAGGGACACTGATCAAATATATATCTTTTATTACTTACAGTAAAAAGTTCTGGCTCCTGGTATCtatgagaaaaagaaattaagacgAAACAATGACAGGAAGTTTTGAGGCATAGGTGTGTGCCTATCTTAATTCAGACAGGATTTCCCAACTCTAAATACTGAATCtaattttattataactttGATGAGGTTGATTTCAACTGCCAGTTAATCTTTATTCCAGAAATCCAGCGCTTTGTTTGTGAGCTGTTAGTTCTTGTGTAGTCCAGGGAAAGTTTGAGAGAAACTTTAATAGGCTCTGCTTTATGATCTGAATATATCCTCTGTATAAACACCAAAGAAGCATATTCCAATTTCCAGCAAATCCACTGAGAGACAATTCccaccaacccccccccccccccccccccccctaaatCAGGGGGAACAGCTTGTCTGACTCTGgccaaaagtaacaaaatatgCCCAGCTGCACCTCTAACTGTGTTCAGACAAGGCATGAAGTCAGTTTTAGAGGCGCATAAACGCACAATTAAACCCAAATTATCCGGAAAAGTGTGAAATTGATGGAAAGATGAgatagaaaaagtaaaaaaaggagagagcaaAATCTGCTTCTGACTTCAGTAAAACACTTAATTCACTTAAACGACATAAAGCgataaacaaaatgtgtgtaaaactcTACTGAAAACTCACCAATTTACAATTGGTTTTGTGTGAAGGGAATCTTCACATGTACACTTCGGATTTTGAACAGATATGACCTAATGTGAATATTGACTTTCTAGTAGTACGTTAGATGAAAACACCATTTCTTACTGGTTAATGTTTTGGGGGGATAGAAAAGAGTTAATTTAGAGGTGTTTTGTATGAGAAGAAACAATAATTCTGATAgtaatcatttttaattctaAACACAAAGGGAGACTCATCTTTTGTGGTGATGACAAACTACATCTTAACTGAGGGTCAGCAGATGGGAAAGTGTCCAGAGGTAGGTAAAACTTCtccttgttgttttggttttgtcctCCCtgactttctcttcctctctgttttctccttcttcATCGGACTTATACACTTCCATATATAGCAAAATGAAACGGAAATTGTTTCTCATTCCAAGACTGTTTGTGTAATTGGCCAGTAGTGTAGTTGTACAACTTTAAAATGCACCAGATCCAAGATGACACAGaccattaaaagaaaactaactctttatttttcattttaatgtcttttaaagGACTGGTTTCTTCCCACATTGTGTGCACTTACTGACCTACTGACAATCTCTTGATTCTAACAGCTCGAAGGCAGGCACAGCTGCGAGTCGAATGCCGACTGTGAAGGAGGGAGTTTCAAACGTACGGGACATGGTAAATTCTGATGGCCTGACAGTGTGTGACCTCTGCCGTCCTCACTGAGTAACCGTCTGTGGCCAAACTCAGATcagtccagatctttttctcattttttctgaGCTTCAATGAAGATAAAAGCCTTCTTAAGCCAGTgcactgagacagacagagggtaATATCAGGTGGTGGAGCAGTGTATTTGTAAAATGGGTTGTGGCTCTTGAGAACTGCCATACAATGGGCTCAggcagtaaaaactaaaatacaccACATGTTACGTGTCACTGTCGCTGCTAAGGTAAACAGTTGGACTCATCTCACACTTTGCCACAGTCTagttctggaaaaaaaaaacagacaaacaaaacattaacaatctACATCTTGGTAACCAAATATTTAGTGTGCGTGTTCCCATTTTGGCCTGTTGATCACTGGAAAACCTGCCTTGAGCAAGTAAACAGGCCGACCCATGTAAGCACAAGCACAGATGCTACAGTGCGAGCTGATGTTCAAATCAAACAATCAGTCAGGGACACATTTTAATTGTCCAAAACCTATAACCCCGTGTCAATTGCAAGATCAAAGAACAGTTACATAAATGTATTGCCTTCCATCTGTCTCAGGGTTCATTTTTGAGCCTTTCAAGTTTTCTGTGTACCACACGGACTTAATAAAGAGCAATGTTAGCCACGTTTTTAATTCACCTTGAGGCGCCAGTGCGCCGTTTAGAGGCAGCGTCCTGTACTGTGTCTAGGCCTATAGACAAGTAAACATGGCAGGGCAACCCTGTAGCCAAACACACTGATGGGCTTCAGTGAAAGGTCACAGGGTGAAGCTGAGAGACAAAACGGTTGAAAGATTGCAGTCTGTGAACTAATTTCACACATGATCAGAGATACTGATAGCAGCAAAGCCAATCACAAGTGGTGAACTGATAGGTTGTGATCAGGCCAAGATAAAGGAAATAGCAATTTCAGCGTTTGCTTTGCTTCTCTTTTATATcttgcctgctgctgctgatgctaaTTCAAGATAAGTTAAAAAGTGGAGGCAGAAAACGATTAGAACAGCTTTCATGTTTAAGCccacatctttctttttttaaattttgctgcACATGTACTTTTGCTTAATGCTTATACTTTTGAGTTTTCTATCTTTTGAATTGTAGTCTGTTTCTGTATTAAGGACAAATGACAGGAGTCTGTGTGAACACCACTAAGACCTGTGAGGTGTTGGCTTGGTGCCCTGTTGAGGATGATCACACCATACCGAAGTACGTAGAAACACTGAAGTATTCATACCATTATGCATTGTGTATCATTTGGTATGATTTACTCTGTATACTTGTATGAAGCCGCTCAActcactgtttctgtttctcttttctatttTAGTCCCGCTCTGTTAATGTCTGCAGAGAACTACACTCTGTTCATCAAAAATTCTGTAACCTTTCCCATATTTGGTGTCACAAGGTGATAAACTTCATCTATGACAAATGTTATTTGGCTGAGCAGATATTACAAATGTTAGCAATTgcagatacagtacatacatacaaattGTTTATGGTAGACGGTGTGTTGCTACTTCTCTGTGAAATGAATTGTGAAACAGTTGAACTGTGAAACAGTTGTGTGGTGTGGCTCTGGAAGACTTTTCCAAATGAACCATGATGATACATTAGGCATGAGACTGACAGAAAACTAAAGATAGGGGTATTTGTGAGGCAGAGAAGATCTAAGAAAGATTTTATTCAATGTCATTGGTGGAATTGTAGGGAATTGTGCTGCTAAAAGTAATTTTCTCTTGGCTTCTGCTGCTCTGATACTGACTTGCCTCTCGCAAGCATGAACAGGATACTGAGGGAGCCTGCAGTAGTTACTGCTTACTGTGTATATTTCTCATTTATAGGGGCTcagtgaaagacagaaaatgatgaCAATGCTAAGCACAGCAgccacaaaaagatgcaaattaCATGATGAAAAATGACCTGCAACTATCTGAAAGAGGTGTAAAATGACCATAATCAGACAGGAAATGAcctaaaacaaagtaaacacaacaTGACCACGAACAAATTATCCAAAAATGGACATGACTAGAAACAGAGaccaaatgaccaaaaagaaaagggggggggggggcatttcCCAAATCTGTGCGCAGGGATCCACTCATGCTCACAGGTCCTCCATCTTTATCAAGAGTGATACA
The Channa argus isolate prfri chromosome 24, Channa argus male v1.0, whole genome shotgun sequence genome window above contains:
- the p2rx1 gene encoding P2X purinoceptor 1 isoform X4, with translation MKNQISGALSNFFFEYETPRQVLVRNRRVGVVCRLIQLGVLVYIIGWVFIYEKGYQSTDTAVSSVFTKMKGVGYTNESGKERVWDVSDYVFPSQGDSSFVVMTNYILTEGQQMGKCPELEGRHSCESNADCEGGSFKRTGHGQMTGVCVNTTKTCEVLAWCPVEDDHTIPNPALLMSAENYTLFIKNSVTFPIFGVTRSNLVEGIDAGYISKCLYDPDTAPLCPIFRLGDIVSLSGFNFGKIAHEGGAIGIVVDWTCNFDLDLKYCIPQYNFHGLYGNPDETDQTRASMGYNFRYAKHYLENSIPKRTLLKVFGIRIDIIVQSMARKFDIIPTLTAIGSGVGIFGVATVVCDLVLLYLLPKREFYKNMKFKYTDTQVQDPDSEAGSIETEVSKK
- the p2rx1 gene encoding P2X purinoceptor 1 isoform X5 — its product is MKNQISGALSNFFFEYETPRQVLVRNRRVGVVCRLIQLGVLVYIIGWVFIYEKGYQSTDTAVSSVFTKMKGVGYTNESGKERVWDVSDYVFPSQGDSSFVVMTNYILTEGQQMGKCPELEGRHSCESNADCEGGSFKRTGHGQMTGVCVNTTKTCEVLAWCPVEDDHTIPNPALLMSAENYTLFIKNSVTFPIFGVTRSNLVEGIDAGYISKCLYDPDTAPLCPIFRLGDIVSLSGFNFGKIAHEGGAIGIVVDWTCNFDLDLKYCIPQYNFHGLYGNPDETDQTRASMGYNFRYAKHYLENSIPKRTLLKVFGIRIDIIVQSMARKFDIIPTLTAIGSGVGIFGVATVVCDLVLLYLLPKREFYKNMKFKYTDTQVQDPDSEAGSIETEK
- the p2rx1 gene encoding P2X purinoceptor 1 isoform X6, yielding MKNQISGALSNFFFEYETPRQVLVRNRRVGVVCRLIQLGVLVYIIGWVFIYEKGYQSTDTAVSSVFTKMKGVGYTNESGKERVWDVSDYVFPSQGDSSFVVMTNYILTEGQQMGKCPELEGRHSCESNADCEGGSFKRTGHGQMTGVCVNTTKTCEVLAWCPVEDDHTIPNPALLMSAENYTLFIKNSVTFPIFGVTRSNLVEGIDAGYISKCLYDPDTAPLCPIFRLGDIVSLSGFNFGKIAHEGGAIGIVVDWTCNFDLDLKYCIPQYNFHGLYGNPDETDQTRASMGYNFRYAKHYLENSIPKRTLLKVFGIRIDIIVQSMARKFDIIPTLTAIGSGVGIFGVATVVCDLVLLYLLPKREFYKNMKFKYTDTQVQD